One genomic region from Quercus robur chromosome 4, dhQueRobu3.1, whole genome shotgun sequence encodes:
- the LOC126721120 gene encoding pentatricopeptide repeat-containing protein At4g26680, mitochondrial, whose translation MNNSFPFCRFSTFLNSVAITQSTIKPSIPVDLGRSWKPVPIPHRTIPEPRGQDLDFINVAHSHLIHSDWSKLSSLSTGLTPLRVKHILLKIQKDHVLSLEFFKWVGIQKPCGHNLETHSIILHILTKNQKFKSAESILRKVLVSGSIDVPLNLFEEMLHLYRLCDSSPRVFDSLFKTLAHMKKFRNATDIFCRMKDYGFFPTIESCNAYMSSLLDLHRMDIALAFYKGMQRYRISSNVYTLNMVMCSYCKLGKLDKAVEIFREMEGMGFSPNIASYNTLIAGYCNKALLSSAIKLKNSMEKNGVHPNVVTFNTLIYGFCKEEKLHEAGKVFNEMKAVNVSPNTVTYNTLINGYSQVGNSEMGGRLYDEMLRSQVKADILTYNALILGLCKEGKTKKAAYLVKELDKENLVPNASTFSALISGQCVRKNSERAFQLYKSMVRCGCHPNEQTFKILISTFCKNEDFDGTVQVLREMIERSMTPDSGILSKVFVGLCQCGKSQLAKMLYGEMEARHLMPAGFEISKTINFDAENENKASGDNW comes from the coding sequence ATGAATAATAGTTTTCCATTTTGTCGATTTTCGACTTTCCTTAATTCTGTTGCTATAACTCAGAGCACTATAAAGCCCAGCATCCCTGTGGATTTAGGAAGAAGTTGGAAACCAGTTCCAATACCCCACAGAACAATCCCTGAACCCAGAGGTCAGGACCTTGATTTCATAAATGTTGCACACAGCCATCTAATTCACTCTGATTGGTCTAAGCTCAGTTCCTTATCAACCGGTCTAACACCCCTTAGAGTGAAACATATATTGTTAAAGATTCAGAAGGACCATGTTCTTTCCCTCGAGTTTTTTAAATGGGTTGGGATTCAGAAACCATGTGGTCATAACCTTGAAACCCATTCAATAATCCTCCACATTCTCACCAAAAACCAGAAGTTCAAGTCTGCGGAGTCCATTTTGAGGAAGGTTCTTGTATCAGGTTCGATAGATGTGCCATTGAATCTGTTTGAAGAAATGCTGCACTTGTACCGCTTGTGTGATTCTTCACCTCGTGTTTTTGACTCACTTTTCAAGACTCTTGCGCATATGAAGAAGTTTAGGAATGCCACTGATATTTTTTGTCGAATGAAAGATTATGGGTTTTTTCCTACTATTGAGTCATGTAATGCATACATGAGTTCTTTGCTTGATTTGCACAGGATGGATATCGCCTTGGCATTCTATAAAGGAATGCAGCGTTATAGGATTTCATCAAATGTTTATACTCTTAATATGGTCATGTGTTCTTATTGTAAATTGGGGAAATTGGACAAGGCTGTTGAGATTTTTAGGGAGATGGAAGGCATGGGTTTTAGTCCAAATATTGCATCTTATAATACGCTAATTGCAGGATATTGCAATAAGGCTCTTTTGAGCTCCGCGATAAAGCTTAAAAACTCAATGGAGAAGAATGGGGTCCATCCGAATGTGGTTACATTTAACACACTCATTTATGGGTTTTGCAAGGAAGAAAAATTACATGAAGCTGGTAAGGTTTTCAATGAGATGAAAGCGGTGAATGTTTCTCCTAATACTGTGACCTACAACACCTTGATAAATGGGTATAGTCAAGTGGGTAACAGTGAGATGGGAGGTAGGCTTTATGATGAGATGTTGAGGAGTCAAGTTAAGGCTGATATCTTGACTTATAATGCCTTGATTTTGGGACTATGCAAGGAGGGTAAGACAAAGAAAGCAGCATATCTGGTAAAAGAACTTGATAAGGAGAACTTAGTACCAAATGCCTCGACCTTTTCTGCCCTTATTAGTGGTCAGTGTGTGAGGAAGAACTCTGAGCGGGCCTTTCAGCTGTATAAAAGCATGGTAAGGTGTGGTTGCCATCCTAATGAACAAACTTTCAAGATATTGATATCAACCTTCTGCAAGAATGAGGATTTTGATGGAACAGTTCAAGTGTTGAGGGAAATGATTGAGAGATCTATGACTCCTGATTCAGGCATCTTATCTAAAGTTTTTGTTGGACTTTGTCAGTGTGGAAAAAGTCAATTAGCAAAGATGTTATACGGTGAGATGGAAGCTAGACATCTTATGCCAGCAGGTTTTGAAATATCCAAAACCATCAACTTTGATGCTGAGAATGAGAACAAAGCATCTGGAGATAACTGGTGA